A part of Blastocatellia bacterium genomic DNA contains:
- a CDS encoding S9 family peptidase, whose amino-acid sequence MKYRCLLLALLVLVSVSVPTQAERRELGNLIIDGVPEIPKAIAERMEQYQNVRSASFLDWNPSGPGMLISTRFGETSQIHYVEQPGGARRQLTFFKEPVTDARYYPGLDRRGFLFSMDRGGAEFFQFYFFDLDTGRVTLLTDGQSRNTGARWSPDGKWIAFSSNLRNGRDTDIRLMRFDQPGVSEVLVEAKGSYEVLDWSPDQSRLLVRRNVSVNESYLYWCDLATKKLTQINPQKAATAYGSARWSRDGQGVYYTSDEDSEFQRLTYYELATKKKTVLTENLPWDVQGFELSPDGRRLAFVLNAGGISQLHVINPKTRRPLTMPDVPIGVIGGLEFSKDGNELGFTLDSAQSPGDAYSIRLTTRKLVRWTFSETGGLNPEHFVSPQLIHYPTFDTVNGQPRLIPAFYYRPRHITGKAPVVISIHGGPEAQERPSFNSTYQYLVNELGIAVLAPNVRGSSGYGKTYLTLDNGMLRENAVKDIGALLDWIAQQPELDAERVGVMGGSYGGYMVLASMTHYNDRIRAGVDVVGISNFVTFLESTQEYRRDLRRVEYGDERDPKMREFLLRISPLTNAHKITKPLFVVQGLNDPRVPYTESEQMVKTIRQNGGQVWYLAAKDEGHGFRKKFNRDFYLNAMSLFWEEFLLSGKPMVVTK is encoded by the coding sequence ATGAAATATCGTTGCCTTTTGCTCGCTCTACTGGTGCTGGTCAGTGTGAGTGTGCCGACGCAGGCTGAGCGCCGGGAACTGGGCAACCTCATCATTGACGGCGTGCCGGAGATTCCCAAAGCCATTGCCGAGCGCATGGAGCAGTACCAGAACGTGCGCTCTGCCTCATTTCTTGATTGGAATCCGTCTGGTCCGGGGATGTTGATCTCGACGCGGTTTGGTGAAACGAGTCAGATTCACTATGTTGAGCAGCCGGGCGGCGCGCGCCGGCAGCTCACGTTCTTCAAGGAACCGGTGACCGATGCCCGTTACTATCCGGGGTTGGATCGGCGCGGCTTTCTGTTCAGCATGGATCGAGGCGGCGCTGAGTTCTTTCAATTCTATTTTTTCGATCTCGACACAGGTCGCGTGACGTTGCTCACTGATGGTCAATCCCGAAATACAGGAGCGCGCTGGTCGCCTGATGGCAAATGGATCGCCTTCTCCAGCAACTTACGCAATGGTCGCGATACCGACATTCGCTTGATGCGGTTTGATCAGCCGGGCGTTTCTGAGGTGCTCGTCGAAGCCAAAGGCAGCTATGAGGTGCTGGATTGGTCGCCTGATCAGAGCCGGCTGCTCGTGCGACGCAACGTGTCAGTCAATGAATCCTATCTGTATTGGTGTGACCTTGCCACCAAGAAGCTGACGCAAATCAATCCACAAAAAGCGGCCACTGCCTATGGCTCGGCGCGATGGAGTCGAGATGGTCAAGGGGTGTACTACACCTCGGATGAAGATAGCGAATTTCAGCGGCTCACCTACTATGAGCTGGCCACCAAGAAGAAAACAGTGCTCACGGAGAATCTGCCCTGGGATGTGCAAGGTTTTGAGCTATCGCCAGACGGGCGGCGCTTGGCGTTTGTGCTGAACGCCGGCGGCATCAGTCAACTGCATGTGATCAATCCCAAGACCCGCCGGCCGCTCACAATGCCGGACGTGCCGATAGGCGTCATCGGAGGATTGGAATTTTCCAAAGACGGCAATGAATTAGGCTTCACGCTCGACTCAGCGCAGTCGCCGGGCGATGCTTATTCGATTCGGCTCACCACGCGCAAGCTGGTGCGCTGGACGTTCAGCGAAACGGGCGGGCTGAATCCTGAGCATTTCGTTTCGCCGCAACTGATCCACTATCCGACATTCGATACAGTCAACGGGCAGCCACGCCTGATTCCGGCATTCTATTACAGACCGCGCCATATCACCGGCAAAGCGCCCGTCGTCATCTCGATTCACGGCGGGCCGGAAGCGCAGGAGCGCCCCAGCTTCAATTCGACCTATCAGTACCTCGTCAACGAACTCGGCATTGCTGTGCTGGCGCCGAACGTGCGCGGCTCGTCCGGATATGGAAAAACCTATTTGACGCTCGATAACGGCATGTTGCGCGAGAACGCAGTGAAAGACATCGGGGCGTTGCTCGATTGGATTGCCCAGCAACCTGAACTGGATGCCGAGCGTGTCGGCGTGATGGGCGGTTCCTATGGCGGGTACATGGTGCTAGCCAGCATGACACACTATAACGATCGCATCCGCGCGGGCGTTGACGTGGTCGGCATCAGTAATTTCGTCACATTTTTGGAAAGCACGCAGGAATATCGCCGCGATCTACGTCGCGTCGAATACGGCGACGAACGCGACCCGAAGATGCGCGAGTTTCTCTTGCGGATTTCACCGCTGACGAATGCGCACAAGATCACCAAACCGTTGTTCGTCGTGCAGGGACTAAATGACCCGCGCGTGCCGTACACCGAATCGGAGCAGATGGTCAAAACGATTCGCCAAAACGGCGGACAGGTGTGGTATCTGGCTGCCAAAGATGAAGGACACGGATTTCGCAAGAAATTCAATCGCGATTTCTACTTGAACGCCATGTCGCTGTTTTGGGAAGAATTTTTGCTGAGCGGAAAACCAATGGTGGTCACCAAGTGA
- a CDS encoding radical SAM protein, whose translation MTHDEPAYRRLYESGELQARVERARALLESCRACPRDCKVNRLEDKTAACHTGRYAIVSSYFPHFGEEDCLRGWNGSGTIFFSMCNLRCVFCQNYDISQLGQGREARPQQLAAMMLELQARGCHNINFVTPEHVVPQILEALPLAIERGLRLPLVYNTSAYDSLESLQLMDGVIDIYMPDFKFWDSALSLRYLKAKDYPEVARRAIKEMHRQVGDLVLDEHGLARRGLLVRHLVMPGELAGTRQIMRFIAQEISPATYVNIMGQYYPAGKVSREKYTEINRRITPEEYEAALQAAYEEGIRRLDQRPLRQLYWQSV comes from the coding sequence ATGACGCACGATGAGCCAGCCTATCGCCGGCTTTATGAATCGGGCGAGCTCCAAGCGCGTGTGGAACGAGCGCGGGCGTTGCTGGAGTCCTGTCGGGCCTGCCCACGCGATTGCAAGGTGAACCGCTTGGAAGACAAAACGGCCGCTTGTCATACGGGTCGCTATGCCATCGTCAGTAGCTACTTTCCTCATTTCGGCGAAGAGGATTGCCTGCGCGGTTGGAACGGCTCAGGTACGATTTTCTTCTCGATGTGCAATCTGCGGTGCGTCTTTTGTCAAAACTACGACATCAGCCAACTCGGACAGGGGCGTGAAGCGCGGCCTCAGCAGTTGGCAGCGATGATGCTTGAGCTGCAAGCGCGGGGCTGCCACAACATCAACTTTGTCACGCCCGAGCACGTGGTGCCGCAAATTCTGGAAGCGTTACCGCTGGCTATCGAGCGCGGCTTACGGTTGCCGCTCGTTTATAACACGAGTGCCTACGACTCACTGGAAAGCTTACAGTTGATGGATGGCGTCATAGATATCTACATGCCCGATTTCAAGTTCTGGGACTCTGCCTTGTCGCTGCGCTACCTGAAAGCTAAAGACTACCCTGAAGTGGCCCGTCGCGCGATCAAAGAGATGCACCGTCAAGTCGGCGACCTTGTGTTGGACGAACACGGATTGGCTCGGCGTGGTCTGCTGGTGCGTCATCTGGTGATGCCTGGCGAGCTGGCCGGGACGCGCCAGATCATGCGGTTCATCGCGCAGGAGATTTCGCCTGCCACCTACGTCAATATCATGGGGCAGTACTATCCGGCAGGCAAAGTGAGCAGAGAAAAATACACTGAGATTAATCGGCGCATCACACCGGAGGAATACGAAGCCGCCTTGCAAGCAGCGTATGAAGAGGGCATACGCCGACTTGATCAACGACCACTCAGGCAACTGTATTGGCAGTCAGTGTAA
- a CDS encoding dual specificity protein phosphatase family protein — protein sequence MKRAYADLINDHSGNCIGSQCKHTMLDYDLIIPNLFVGAHPRGGAEIEYLRRGPQITAVLNLQTDDDLRAWKCDWPTLIEHYLRCGIQVRRVPIRDFDVVDLGRQLPEGVHVLSQLLQAGHTVYVHCTAGVWRAPTLVIAYLHWCQGWPLDEAFAHVKRQRPCSPSLEALRTATREFLADRQVQRRV from the coding sequence ATGAAGAGGGCATACGCCGACTTGATCAACGACCACTCAGGCAACTGTATTGGCAGTCAGTGTAAGCACACAATGCTCGATTACGATCTGATTATCCCCAACCTGTTTGTCGGCGCGCACCCTAGAGGCGGCGCAGAGATTGAATATCTGCGGCGCGGCCCCCAGATTACGGCTGTGCTGAACCTACAAACTGACGACGATCTTCGCGCCTGGAAGTGCGATTGGCCGACGTTGATCGAACACTATCTGAGGTGTGGGATACAGGTTCGGCGCGTTCCGATCCGCGACTTCGATGTCGTTGACTTGGGCCGGCAACTGCCCGAAGGTGTCCATGTCTTGAGTCAACTGTTACAGGCTGGCCATACCGTCTACGTTCACTGCACCGCCGGCGTGTGGCGCGCGCCGACGCTCGTCATTGCATACCTGCACTGGTGTCAAGGGTGGCCTCTGGACGAGGCGTTTGCCCATGTCAAGCGACAACGTCCCTGCTCACCCAGCCTGGAGGCGCTGCGCACCGCAACGCGTGAGTTTCTGGCCGATCGTCAGGTTCAACGACGAGTCTAA
- a CDS encoding endonuclease/exonuclease/phosphatase family protein, with protein sequence MSRRMLPGEEILHEVNYRSLIEQLRRFSTLKQLYRSDAYRAHQQALFWVLSVPQPYLLQTARPRLHDFVRVVQWNIEKGKNFEGLVETFSAHPILRYADLILLNEVDYGMARSGQRHVARELGQWLGMHVAFAPAHLELTKGVGDDRSAEGDNQTALQGNAILSRYPMDQLRIIDLPTQFEPFEFEEKRFGRRIALVAEVFINREKLTVVSTHLEVRATPRGRAKQMAALLARLDHVEGPVLIGGDFNTAIFSRGNRWRTFQSIARLLWAEPAQLKDDLLHPDKDHREPLFDLLRRHGFSFEAFNTREATHRASLSELEENDHLPALLRNWVIRKLRQYDFRLDFKLDWIAGRQISPLTADQLTDSHSGIASISPQTIKHLTYQGRKIADHDPIVVDIRLTEVQRHAQESLMS encoded by the coding sequence GTGAGCCGCAGGATGCTACCGGGCGAAGAGATTCTTCATGAAGTGAACTACCGATCGCTGATCGAGCAACTGCGCCGATTTTCCACGCTCAAACAACTCTACCGATCCGATGCCTACCGCGCTCACCAACAGGCGCTCTTTTGGGTGCTCAGCGTGCCTCAGCCCTATTTGCTGCAGACGGCGCGGCCACGCCTGCATGATTTTGTGCGTGTCGTCCAGTGGAATATCGAAAAAGGCAAAAACTTTGAAGGATTGGTCGAGACGTTTTCGGCTCACCCGATACTGCGCTACGCCGATCTGATCCTGTTGAACGAGGTTGATTATGGCATGGCCCGCTCCGGACAGCGGCACGTCGCGCGCGAGCTGGGCCAATGGCTCGGCATGCACGTCGCCTTTGCGCCGGCCCATCTGGAATTAACCAAAGGCGTCGGCGATGACCGGAGCGCCGAGGGCGATAATCAAACGGCCTTACAGGGTAACGCAATTTTGTCCCGCTATCCGATGGATCAACTTCGCATCATTGACCTGCCCACGCAATTTGAGCCGTTTGAGTTTGAAGAGAAGCGATTCGGACGACGGATTGCATTGGTCGCTGAAGTGTTCATCAACCGAGAGAAACTCACCGTCGTCAGCACGCACTTAGAAGTTCGCGCCACACCGCGCGGGCGCGCCAAGCAAATGGCCGCATTGCTTGCCAGACTCGATCACGTCGAAGGACCGGTGTTGATCGGCGGCGATTTCAACACGGCGATATTTTCCCGTGGAAATCGGTGGCGCACGTTTCAGAGCATCGCTCGATTGCTCTGGGCTGAGCCGGCGCAGCTCAAAGACGATTTGTTACACCCTGACAAGGATCACCGAGAACCTTTGTTTGATTTGCTACGACGACACGGATTTTCGTTTGAAGCGTTCAATACGCGCGAGGCAACGCACCGTGCCTCGTTGAGCGAGTTGGAAGAAAATGATCATCTGCCCGCGCTGCTGAGAAACTGGGTGATACGTAAACTGCGTCAGTACGATTTCCGGCTCGACTTCAAGCTCGATTGGATCGCTGGGCGTCAGATCAGTCCGTTGACCGCCGATCAACTGACCGATTCGCATTCTGGCATTGCCAGCATCAGCCCGCAAACCATTAAACATTTGACCTACCAAGGCCGGAAGATCGCCGATCACGACCCGATTGTAGTGGACATCCGGCTGACCGAAGTCCAACGCCATGCACAGGAATCGCTCATGAGCTGA
- a CDS encoding FG-GAP-like repeat-containing protein yields the protein MKHRVMTRTMKLAMMAFVLTVVLVGVAHSNSTGPVTGRSGIPAGGGFPAELTCNSAGCHDGRPLNPDTQGRVTLAGVPDNYIPGRRYTLQLSVTHPDPSRRRWGFQLSVISATTFTQAGALVVTDAANTSIRVAANRQYLGHTLRGTNLGQIGGRTWTFDWVAPATNVGDVNFYGSGNAANGDGTNLGDFIYNPTPNPVATAKGQFSFVNIGGSANVAPTRRGIATGDYDKDGDDDLFLADAYALYRNNGNGTFTNVSPAAGLAAGDALGQAAAWGDVDGDGDVDLYVVNAGSDRLYRNNGNGTFTDVSADAGISDEAVGYAAAWVDVNGDGQLDLYVVNDGQDALYINQMGMLSKSSPAMNGTAESANGRGIAVGDYNNDRRPDLFVANEGESALYRNNGAGLFTNVTAMVGIQALNARAATWLDYDGDGDQDLFVVTATTDALYRNNGDGSFTDVTVAAGLMDMAAGIAVAVADYDRDNDADLFVANDGQDFLYRNNGNGTFNEVAPFSGMTDMAAGGAAAWLDVTGDGLADLFVGRAEGSNFLYRNPGRSGPPPSSSPSDESFASRLARLVKNWLGERG from the coding sequence ATGAAGCATCGTGTGATGACGCGAACGATGAAGCTGGCCATGATGGCTTTTGTATTGACGGTCGTTCTTGTTGGTGTTGCGCATTCAAATTCTACTGGGCCTGTAACGGGGCGCAGTGGCATACCGGCTGGAGGCGGGTTTCCGGCAGAACTGACGTGTAACTCGGCAGGTTGTCATGACGGGCGACCGCTGAACCCTGACACGCAGGGCCGCGTTACACTCGCAGGCGTGCCCGATAATTACATTCCCGGCCGGCGATACACACTCCAGTTGAGTGTTACTCATCCTGACCCATCCCGGCGCCGTTGGGGCTTCCAGTTGTCCGTGATCTCGGCCACGACATTCACGCAAGCAGGGGCCTTGGTGGTGACTGACGCAGCAAATACGTCCATTCGCGTCGCAGCTAATCGCCAGTATCTAGGACACACCCTTCGCGGGACGAACCTTGGCCAAATAGGTGGGAGAACGTGGACCTTTGATTGGGTTGCGCCAGCCACTAATGTTGGCGATGTCAATTTCTACGGTTCAGGCAATGCAGCCAACGGCGACGGGACGAACTTGGGAGACTTTATCTACAATCCGACGCCCAATCCCGTGGCCACGGCAAAAGGGCAATTCAGCTTTGTCAACATTGGCGGTTCGGCCAACGTAGCGCCGACAAGAAGAGGCATTGCGACGGGTGATTATGACAAGGATGGCGATGACGATCTGTTTCTGGCGGACGCCTACGCGCTCTATCGCAATAATGGGAATGGGACGTTCACCAACGTATCGCCGGCGGCTGGCCTCGCTGCCGGCGATGCCCTGGGCCAAGCTGCTGCATGGGGTGACGTGGATGGCGATGGCGATGTAGACCTGTATGTCGTCAATGCTGGATCAGACCGGCTGTATCGAAACAACGGGAACGGCACATTTACCGATGTATCCGCTGATGCTGGGATCAGCGATGAAGCAGTCGGCTATGCAGCCGCCTGGGTTGATGTCAACGGCGACGGCCAGCTTGATTTATATGTGGTCAACGACGGTCAAGACGCGCTCTACATCAATCAGATGGGCATGTTGAGCAAAAGCAGCCCAGCCATGAATGGAACGGCAGAATCGGCCAACGGACGAGGGATTGCTGTCGGCGATTACAATAACGATCGCCGACCTGACCTGTTCGTTGCCAATGAGGGCGAATCGGCGCTCTATCGAAACAATGGAGCTGGCCTGTTCACAAATGTGACAGCGATGGTTGGCATTCAAGCACTGAACGCTCGCGCGGCGACGTGGCTCGATTACGATGGCGACGGCGATCAGGACCTGTTCGTGGTCACAGCGACAACTGATGCATTGTATCGCAACAACGGTGATGGGTCGTTCACAGACGTGACAGTGGCTGCCGGCCTGATGGACATGGCTGCGGGCATAGCCGTGGCTGTGGCCGATTACGACCGCGATAATGATGCTGACCTCTTCGTCGCCAATGATGGTCAGGACTTTCTTTATCGCAACAACGGCAACGGCACATTCAACGAGGTTGCACCATTCTCCGGGATGACGGATATGGCTGCGGGCGGCGCGGCAGCGTGGTTGGATGTCACAGGCGATGGCCTTGCTGATTTATTCGTCGGCCGGGCTGAGGGAAGCAATTTCCTATATCGGAATCCCGGTCGCTCAGGGCCACCACCATCATCGTCGCCATCCGATGAATCGTTTGCGTCGCGCCTGGCTCGACTGGTCAAAAACTGGCTCGGTGAGCGGGGATGA
- a CDS encoding response regulator produces the protein MGSRIIMVIDNSEIQCRSLARAFSKFNILTLTALSGSEGLTQASLNNPDVIVLDLVMPDMDGLKVCEQLKKSASTQQIPIILFTGRTRIGDIMQGFAAGADMFIGKGLGYDRLIHYVRAILAEKGGYEVFEERQHAEKTHQELLRAVYGAFDGVVRAGLEASLGKEQTGALLREATQQCQSDWDLHALCQSAETHAAVRQRMIEFNRFMSGLFQLVSSRVGHFAAIQLKETFDQQLAPFD, from the coding sequence ATGGGGTCGAGAATCATCATGGTCATAGACAACTCCGAGATTCAGTGTCGCTCCTTGGCCAGAGCGTTTTCCAAGTTCAACATCCTCACACTGACAGCACTGAGCGGGTCTGAGGGATTGACTCAAGCGTCTTTGAATAACCCAGACGTGATCGTGCTGGATTTGGTCATGCCGGACATGGATGGCTTGAAGGTGTGTGAGCAACTGAAGAAATCAGCTTCCACTCAGCAAATTCCTATCATCTTGTTCACTGGTCGAACACGAATCGGCGACATCATGCAGGGTTTTGCTGCTGGCGCTGACATGTTCATCGGCAAAGGACTCGGTTACGACCGCCTGATTCATTACGTGCGAGCCATCCTGGCTGAGAAAGGCGGATATGAGGTGTTTGAAGAACGCCAGCACGCAGAAAAGACCCATCAAGAACTCTTGAGAGCTGTGTACGGCGCTTTCGACGGCGTCGTGCGCGCGGGCTTGGAAGCATCATTGGGCAAAGAACAAACGGGCGCACTGCTGCGCGAGGCGACGCAACAATGCCAGTCTGACTGGGACCTACACGCCTTGTGTCAATCAGCAGAAACGCACGCGGCAGTGCGGCAGCGAATGATCGAATTCAACCGGTTCATGTCGGGCCTATTTCAACTGGTCAGCAGCAGGGTTGGTCACTTTGCCGCCATCCAGTTGAAAGAGACGTTCGATCAGCAACTCGCGCCGTTTGACTGA
- a CDS encoding carboxypeptidase-like regulatory domain-containing protein → MLQHQLCWNLVRCFLLLCILGLIGGGAMAQIGTATVRGTIEDPQGNAVAGATVSLANEAKSFIRTQTSNQDGGYVFSGIPPGTYQIEVEASGFRKAVVTGVAALVDKAVTVDVRLEVGAVTESVTVSAGASELLVNTQDATIGNNFEARQITQLPLESRNVVQLLSLQPGVTSDGYVTGSRADQANVTLDGVDVNEQQTGLDPITGEAFSSVLRVTPDSVQEFRVTTINPNANQGRSAGAQVSLITKSGSNEFHGSLYWFHRNTVTTANDFFNNRSGVERPALLRNLFGGSISGPIKKNRAFFFYTYEGRRDSSQQSVVRVVPRASLGRGQLIYPNSAGGISQLSTDELNRLFPDVRMNPVAIAALAEAARRYPVNDNTEGDGFNTGGYRFNAATPLRWNTNIARLDFNLTEDGRHLLFLRANYQQDTIGRVPQFPDTPAPNFWNHPWGVAVGHTWTISNALVNTFRYGLTREAFTNQGDSAENQIFFRFVFSPRIFSRGLSRTTPVHNIVNDMSWLKGSHNFQFGTNIRAIRNNRISFATAFDSAIANPSFYDLSGAVLSQPFTNIAPGFTAPVRNAVCALIGRYSQYQANFNFNRDGSLRRVGAGNARKFATEEYDWYFMDTWKLHPTLTLTWGLRYSLSRPVYEATGFQVKPTTSLGEFFEARKVNAARGIPVNDLITVDLAGPKNRRPGYYNWDTNNYQPRVALAWSPNPSGGFWRKLLGGDNASVFRGGFSITNDYIGQQLAVQFDLNNTLGFSSSQVIAANTYNVTDRPGPLFTSFGQDVRSLPGIRVPSRLTFPLMTPADEDQRIESSLDDTIRSPRNYSWSVSYGRQLPGGFFLELSYVGRLGRDLLATRDIMALNNLVDPRSGMDWYTAAGLLANYREQNTPLTAVPRIPYFENLFPGFTRVVGGVQLTPTQTVYRLVARDRVNGLDILDWTFIQLLIDDRSVLGRNIYFHPQYAALATFSTIADSDYHAGTLTVRQRLGNQLSFDLNYTLSKSMDNASGLQTSGAYGSAFILNPLQPEANRAESDFDIRHIINANALWQIPIGRGRKYLGGMSRAADALLGGWQLSGIFRWNSGLPAQTPFDAQQWATNWNVQSNGVRNRPIKSSPTKSGPAPNLFKDPVFAYRSFRNAYPGETGDRNVLRLPGYVTLDAGLGKSFTMPWSENHTLQFRWEVFNVSNTQRLGDLLVTRVGLGLDIDPHIGNPAPNFGNFVGIQGSPRVMQFAFRYEF, encoded by the coding sequence ATGCTTCAGCATCAGTTGTGTTGGAATTTGGTTCGATGCTTTCTTTTACTATGCATCTTGGGACTGATCGGCGGGGGAGCGATGGCCCAAATTGGCACAGCGACTGTGCGTGGGACAATCGAGGACCCGCAGGGCAATGCTGTCGCCGGCGCGACCGTGTCGTTAGCCAATGAAGCCAAGAGCTTCATCCGCACGCAGACGTCTAATCAAGACGGCGGATACGTCTTCAGTGGGATTCCACCGGGCACATATCAAATTGAGGTTGAGGCCTCCGGATTCAGAAAAGCCGTTGTCACGGGCGTTGCTGCGCTGGTTGATAAAGCGGTCACTGTGGACGTCAGGTTGGAAGTGGGCGCCGTGACTGAGTCGGTCACTGTGTCAGCCGGCGCGAGCGAGTTGCTCGTGAACACACAGGATGCCACCATCGGGAACAACTTCGAGGCTCGGCAGATTACGCAATTGCCGTTGGAATCGCGCAACGTCGTTCAGTTGTTGAGCCTGCAACCGGGCGTGACGTCCGATGGCTACGTCACCGGCTCACGCGCCGATCAAGCCAATGTGACGCTCGATGGCGTGGATGTGAATGAGCAGCAAACCGGCCTTGATCCAATCACCGGTGAAGCGTTTTCCAGCGTGTTGCGCGTGACGCCCGATTCCGTGCAGGAGTTTCGCGTCACCACGATCAATCCTAATGCCAATCAGGGACGGTCAGCCGGAGCGCAGGTCTCACTGATCACGAAGAGCGGCTCGAACGAGTTTCATGGATCACTCTATTGGTTTCATCGCAATACGGTGACGACAGCTAATGACTTCTTCAACAACCGAAGCGGCGTGGAGCGACCGGCGTTGTTGCGCAATTTGTTTGGCGGCTCCATTAGCGGACCGATCAAGAAGAACCGCGCCTTCTTCTTCTACACATACGAAGGCCGACGGGACTCCAGTCAGCAAAGTGTCGTCCGTGTTGTGCCGCGAGCAAGCTTGGGTCGCGGGCAACTGATCTATCCGAATTCGGCCGGCGGGATCAGCCAACTGAGCACAGACGAGCTGAATCGGCTCTTCCCCGATGTTCGCATGAATCCGGTGGCGATTGCGGCCTTGGCTGAGGCAGCCCGTCGCTATCCGGTCAATGACAATACGGAAGGCGACGGCTTCAACACGGGCGGTTATCGCTTCAATGCGGCGACGCCGTTACGCTGGAACACCAATATCGCCCGGCTCGATTTCAATCTCACGGAAGATGGCCGGCACCTGCTGTTTTTGCGGGCGAACTACCAACAGGACACCATCGGGCGCGTTCCTCAGTTCCCTGACACGCCGGCGCCGAACTTCTGGAACCATCCATGGGGCGTGGCTGTGGGACATACGTGGACGATTAGCAATGCGCTGGTCAATACGTTCCGCTACGGATTGACCCGCGAGGCGTTTACCAATCAGGGTGATTCAGCGGAAAATCAAATTTTCTTCCGGTTCGTTTTCTCCCCGCGCATCTTCAGTCGGGGACTGAGCCGCACAACGCCGGTTCACAACATCGTCAACGACATGTCATGGCTGAAGGGGAGTCACAATTTCCAGTTCGGCACCAACATCCGGGCGATTCGGAACAATCGGATCAGTTTCGCCACGGCTTTCGATTCGGCCATTGCCAATCCATCGTTCTATGATCTGTCCGGCGCCGTGCTGAGCCAACCATTCACCAACATTGCCCCTGGATTTACCGCGCCGGTGCGCAATGCTGTATGCGCGCTGATTGGTCGGTATTCTCAGTACCAAGCCAATTTCAACTTCAACCGCGATGGCAGTCTGCGGCGTGTTGGCGCGGGCAATGCTCGTAAATTCGCCACCGAAGAGTACGATTGGTACTTCATGGACACGTGGAAGCTGCATCCGACACTGACGTTAACATGGGGATTGCGCTATTCGCTGAGTCGGCCCGTCTATGAAGCAACCGGATTTCAGGTGAAGCCAACGACGAGTCTGGGCGAATTCTTCGAAGCGCGTAAGGTCAATGCGGCGCGCGGCATTCCCGTGAATGATTTGATTACTGTTGATCTGGCAGGGCCAAAGAATCGTCGGCCCGGTTACTACAATTGGGATACCAACAACTATCAACCGCGCGTGGCTCTTGCGTGGTCGCCCAATCCCAGTGGCGGCTTCTGGCGCAAGTTGCTCGGCGGCGACAATGCGTCGGTGTTCCGCGGCGGTTTTTCAATCACGAACGATTACATTGGTCAGCAACTGGCTGTGCAATTCGACTTGAACAACACGCTTGGATTTTCGTCGTCTCAGGTGATTGCGGCGAATACCTATAACGTCACGGATCGGCCGGGGCCGCTGTTTACCAGCTTCGGGCAGGATGTTCGCTCGTTGCCGGGCATTCGCGTGCCCAGCCGCTTGACTTTCCCATTGATGACACCGGCCGACGAGGATCAACGGATCGAGTCTTCTCTGGATGACACGATCCGCTCGCCGCGCAACTACAGTTGGAGCGTTTCATACGGACGCCAACTGCCTGGCGGCTTCTTCCTCGAGCTGTCTTATGTGGGCCGGTTGGGCCGCGATTTGCTGGCCACGCGCGATATTATGGCGCTGAACAACCTGGTTGATCCGCGTTCCGGCATGGACTGGTACACGGCGGCTGGCTTGCTGGCCAACTACCGCGAGCAGAACACGCCGTTGACCGCGGTGCCGCGGATTCCCTATTTTGAAAACTTATTCCCCGGCTTCACGCGCGTTGTCGGTGGCGTTCAACTGACGCCGACGCAAACGGTGTATCGGCTGGTAGCTCGCGACCGCGTCAACGGACTTGACATCTTGGATTGGACGTTCATTCAACTGCTCATAGATGATCGTTCTGTGCTCGGGCGTAACATCTACTTCCATCCGCAGTATGCTGCTCTGGCCACATTCAGCACGATCGCCGATTCAGATTACCATGCTGGCACGCTGACCGTGCGCCAACGGCTTGGCAACCAACTCTCATTCGATCTGAATTACACGCTCTCGAAGTCCATGGATAACGCTTCTGGATTACAAACCAGCGGCGCTTACGGCTCGGCGTTCATTCTCAATCCGCTGCAACCGGAAGCCAACCGCGCCGAATCGGATTTCGACATTCGCCACATCATCAACGCGAATGCCTTGTGGCAAATTCCTATCGGGCGTGGCCGAAAATATCTCGGCGGCATGTCGCGCGCGGCGGATGCGCTGCTTGGCGGCTGGCAACTGAGCGGCATCTTTCGCTGGAATTCAGGATTGCCGGCGCAGACCCCGTTCGATGCTCAGCAATGGGCGACCAACTGGAACGTTCAAAGCAACGGCGTGAGAAATCGGCCGATTAAGTCCTCGCCAACAAAGAGCGGCCCTGCGCCAAACTTGTTTAAGGACCCCGTCTTCGCCTACCGCAGTTTCCGCAACGCCTATCCGGGCGAAACAGGCGACCGCAATGTGCTTCGGTTGCCCGGATACGTCACGTTGGACGCAGGGCTCGGCAAATCGTTCACCATGCCGTGGAGCGAAAATCACACGCTGCAATTCCGCTGGGAAGTTTTCAATGTCAGCAACACGCAGCGACTAGGCGATCTGCTGGTGACGCGCGTCGGCTTGGGACTGGATATTGATCCGCATATCGGCAATCCAGCGCCGAACTTCGGCAATTTCGTCGGCATCCAAGGCTCGCCGCGCGTGATGCAGTTTGCCTTCCGATACGAATTCTAA